Within Peromyscus leucopus breed LL Stock chromosome 16_21, UCI_PerLeu_2.1, whole genome shotgun sequence, the genomic segment AGATCAAGCAATCTTCCCTTCTGAGCTGTGGCTCCCTGACTAGCtttttgttatgcccagatctcggggacccccaaaagaccaccatgaaGACCAAATccaaatgtaaaagcaaagagccgaAGAGCCTTTATTTTAAGCTCCGgggcttggtccctctgtctgtccaacacagcagtgagcagagagccccaagctcaggtggggtggggtttttaccatagcagaggttggggtgaagggattttcagggttcaggaccctgattggctgacatttgtctaggggtatctgtaaaacaaaaacaggtatgTGCTAGACTccgggacatctggccaccttatctaatggttgaaATGTTTgagatgtcaggtacttccccatccctgggtggatctcCAGGTGGTGTCAGCTTaagacttttcctggatctgggtgttgcctgtcaCAGAAAGTGTCTAgtcccctaagcctgtcatggcagctgtgtggtcaagctgttttgccgcccccccctttttttttagctttttgctgttgttgtcctgactgtcctggaactcacgatgtagaTGAGACTGACCTgtgactcacagagatgcctctgcctcctgagtgctgggactaaaggtgtgagccaccacactcagcccccTGACTAACTTCTTGAAGACTTTTGAGCTATGGAGTTATGTAAGAAGCAGGACTTGCcggggcgttggtggcgcacgcctttaatcccagcactcgggaggcagagccaggcggatctctgtgagttcaagaccagcctgggctacagagtgagatccaggacaggctccaaaactacacagagaaagaaaccctgtctcaaaaaaccaaaaaaaaaaaaaaaaaaaaaaaaaaaaataaagaagaagcagGACTAGAGAGGATAATCTGGACAGTGTTGAGGGAGGCTTAGAGTCGGGGGAGGTAGGGTGGCCTTTTGGGGAAGCTGTTGCAGTAATCCAGGATGAAGGAATACTGGCAAGGGATGGGGAAGGGTTGCTGTAAGCACGCTGTGGTCGTGGGGTTGACTCAGCTCGACAGCACACCTTGATACAGCAGGCAGGAGACGGatagggagggaggctggggcacGCTGTCTTCAAAGGGGCTAGGGAAGCATGGTGTAATCGCATTTCACCAAGCTGGTTCAGAACAAGATGAGTGGAGAGGCCCAGTGGCAAGGTGCCTGTGGCTGGCTGTGCTCCTTCACAGACAGGCTCTCAGTGGCGTGATCCCTGTCTGTGAAAGAACCCGGCCAGCCTCTGGAGGAAGGGCTGCAGGTGAGGTGTTATGTTGGGAAGGTGCTGGGTCAGAGAGGGGAGTCAGTGGTCAGAATGTAGCCCAGTGGTGAAGTGTTTGCTTAGCACATGAAAAGCTTGGTTCAGTATCCATTGCTCAAAAGAACCAACAAGCCTGTCCTGGGGGCACatactttattgttgttgttaggacagggtttctctatgtaacagtcctggctgtcctggaactcactctgtagaccaggctggtcttgaactcacagagatcggtctgcctttgcctcccgagtgctgggattaaaggcgggcaccaccaccgcTCGGTTGAggcacatacatttaatcccagcactctggaagcagagacaggcagatctctgagtttgaagccagcttggtctacagagcaagttctaggacagcaagggctacatagagaagccccatttcaaacaaaacaacaataacaatgaaacacacacacacacacacacacacacacacacacacacacaccaaaatccacaaccaaccaaacaaacaaaaaggccctcggggttggggatttagctcagtggtagagcacttgcctagaaagcacaaggccctgggtttggtcctcagctctgaaaaaaaaaaaaagtttcatgtttgccgggcggtggtggcgcacacctttaatcccagccctcgggaggcagagccaggcggatctctgtgagttcaaggccaacctggtctacagagtgagatccaggacaggcaccaaagctacacagagaaaccctgtctcaaaaaacaaacaaacaaacaaacaaaaaaggcccccaaaccaaaacaacaacagaaaatagaataaaCAGAATTCCTGGCTTGGTAGTAGAGGCCTGTAATTCTAGAATTTGTGTGTGGGGATGGTGGCAGGTTGAGGCAGCTTGATTGCAAGTTTGAAGGAAGCCCGTGCTACATACTGTGACCTCTGTatcatagatagatggatagatagatggaagtGATGCCTGTGTTGAGTGagtgagatttcttttctttcttttttgttcttctgGTTTTtcaggatgctgggattaaaatcttGTGCCTCCACCGCCTAGCAAGTGGATGAGATTTCAAAAGAAAGCCccagagaagaaaactaaaatctGGAGATAGACAcctggggaaggggagaaagaggaagggttaTTAGTGACAGGTTTGGGGAGGAGACAGCATGTCGCTGAGCCTGGAGGTATAAAGAATTCCCAGTCAAGAGCCAGGTGTGCCTGAGGCATGACAacacacacctgcaattccagcacttgggaggggagTATTTCAGGAGCTGAAGGTTACCTCaggtacacagtgagtttaaCTGAGCTtatgagacacagtctcagaataagtaaatgaatcgagggtgggggtgggcaggcgGACAGACAAGACAGCCACAAAAGGGCTGGGAGAAgcagaatattttgaaaacatcaTTAATTTTCTGCAGTGTAATCACTGGCTATTTAAGATTCTGGCAGTGTGAGGAACGGAAGTACATTTCaaggaggcaggaaagaaagacagagtcacacAGGCGCTTTCCAACCCAAGAGGAAAGCTGTTCAGGGTGTGAGGAAGGAAACGCTGCACACAAGAAATCCTCCAGGAGCCGTGGTGGAGGCTGCTCAGTGGTTATGATCTCGCTGTcctctcagaggacctgagttcaggttccagcacccacagcaggtggttcacaaccacctgtaactccagcagcgTACTGGAGGGCCTTTGTGGGCATCTCCACACATTCTTGTATACACTCAAGAgcagacaataaataaaataaaaataaatctttaagaaaaagaactaTCGCTGGGGAAGGCATGTTAGACCTGAAATGTCCCAAGGGGAACCTGTGATACCTGTGTCTCCGCCCCTCATACCCGGCCTCAGTACAAGGTTTTCTGTCTGGATTTGGGGTCACAGCCTGGACTGAGCATATCTCACCAGCCACCCTGTGTGTCCTGGCCGTGCCTTATGAATGAACAAAGCTGGGTGACACCCTGTTCTCCATGAGTGCAGTGAAACCAGACGCCTGCCCTGCTTGTCCCCATCCCCTCTCACAGAGGCCCCGCTAGCTACAGGCTTAGGGTGAGCTAGGGCAGTTGGCCCAGGTGTAGAGGCTCTGTTAGCACTCTCCCCAGGGTCCCCACAGCtctctgccccttgcctgagCTTGCCTTCACACAGGATTCTGCTGCACGTTGTCCAGCCCCAGGCCGGGGACACTGTGGGCCTGTGGTGTTCTCCTCTTGTTCCTGTCATCCCAGCCTTGATCAGCCTAACTGGTCTACCACCTTCTTCCTTCTGGAAGTCTCCGGTCCCCATTCCAGAGGGGAGCGGGAAAGCAGGATAGAGAACGACCCTCCAGGTCTTCTCCGGTttggtttcttctctcttttgagataaggtttaaCACAGCACAGAATGACCTCTAACTTTCTATATAAAGTagagtgtagctttgaactcctggctGTAGACCTACAGCAAGCCTGGCTGGGGGACCCTCTTTTCTCTGCTATCATAGGAAACTATCTCCTCACGCTTTTGTCTTTTGCCGGCCAGccccgctcccctcccccgcggaggaaaaaaaaaaaataacaagatgaAAAGTGAAAAGGGAACAGAACGCCAGGGTGTTCTCCGAACTCTGGAACTGCGGGTGATAAATCCACTAAAGTGTCTTTAATACCGTCTTTCGGAAggtcacacacacgcacacacagatcAAAACAAGTCTAGGGTTGAGGGAGCGGGGTGCGCAGGCTCCCTTCCTGAATCCTTCGGCCCCGCTGTCCAGGGGTTGGCACAGGTAGAAAGAGTATTTACATTGCAGGGACTTGGTTCCTTTTCCAGGGTGAGGGTACTAAACCAGAAACTTCCCACATCTCActccaaaaccaacaaaacaggaGTTCTGGAATTAGCAGGAAAATAGGTAGAAAGAGACATCCGCATTGGCAAAAACCCGAACCAGAGTGGGGTTGCAGTTCTCCCAGGGCTGAGTCCTCTTTTAGAGGGGTAGGGGGAagcgtccgtccgtccgtccgtctgtagGCTGGGCCTGAATTCAAAAACCCAAATCAACAAGACTAAATCACCCcgcaaggaagaaaagaaggcgGAGCCTGCCGACCTGGAGGCGGGGTTAGTGAGGGTTGGGGGCGGGGCCTATAGGGGAGGCGGAGCTTCGGGGACCTGACTCCCTATGGGGGATCGGAGACCAGCAGAGCCCCGCCCCCGGCATTGCACTTTGATGGGGTGGGGAACTGGGGCGACTCAGGGCTCGGTGTTTGGCCTGGATTCCAGGGCCGCTGGGGATGTGGGTTTTGGAGAGGTTCCTGAGGAACTGGATTCGGAGCGCACTCGCTGGGCCCGAGATTCCGAGGGGGCGGAGTTTATGATGTCTGGAAGTCCGGCGGCCACAGGAGGATGTGCAGGGCGCGCGTAGGCGGCAGGACGGCACGACACGCCAGGGAGGTTGGGGGGCACAGAGTGGGGCCGAGACGGGAACGTGTTTAGGGGTCCCAGTAGTTTTCGTGGTGCTGGGCGGCGATGATGATGACGACCGTGAGGATGGTACAGAGCACCATGGCCGCGATGCCCACGGCCAGGGAGATGAATGAGAAGTTCCGGGCCTCGCGTGAAGCGATCTCGGCGGACACCATGTCTCCGCGGGCCAAGGCCGTGCGCACCTACCGGGGAGGGGTGCGGGAAGAGGGTCAGAGAGCCACGGCTCACCCGTCGCAGCCTCCCTCTAAGAATATGCCCCAGAATGGCCCGGGCTAAGGAGTCCCGGGTCTGCCCAGGCTTTTCCTGTCCGCCCCCGCCCCACACACCTGCACGGCCTTGAAGATGGCGAtgatgcctgtaggccagaagcaGCAGATGGTGGTCAGCACGGCGATGGGCATGTAGTCGTGCGGCGGGCGCCTGGGCTCTAACAGAGCCAGCCCTGGGCCCTGGGGCGGCGGGGGCAGCGTGGAGGTCACTCCCGGGCCCCCGGGGGTCCCGCCTGCGTAGGGCTGTGGGAGGGACAGTGGGGGGAAAGGGCCGTCACGCCTACACTCTCGCTGCTTGCCAGCGGCCGGGCAGTTGGCAGAGAGGTTTCTAAAAACACGATCCTAAGGTTTAAGGGTGGGGGATGAACACCCCATCCTTCCTGGTAGTAAAATCGGCCTAGGCCTCGGTGGAAGTTTCCGCACTCTTGCAAGGCCTGTTCTGCACGTCAGGTCTTGTGTCCATCCTCCTCAGCATCCCCAGGGCTAGGCTTTGCTCTTTCTACCCCTGGCTTCCCAGGTTCCCTTTCGTCCTCTCCCCCCAAGCGGTCTCCTTCTTTCAGGTCTTGACTTTTGAACCACCTCCCACGCCTTGACCTCTGATCCCCGAAGATGCCCCCCCTCACcagccccccccacctccccatccacaATCCCTTCCCTCTCCACTCTTCTGTCTAGGGTTTGATTCCAGAACACCGTTGGGTCCGGTTCTATTTCGCTCTCTCCCAGCTCCCCACAGTGTCCCTGTTGCACCTGCCTCCCGCCCCTCTCCTCCTAGGTCCCGTCGGCCCCACACTCACTCACCGTGCCCACCGGGTACACCGGGACATAGGCAGTGCAGGGCTGCAGCTGCAGCGGGTAGCCGGGCGCCACGTAGCCCCCCAGCGGCAGCGTGCCCACCGCCCCCGCGTGCGTGGGCACCACAAAGCCCGGGGCCTGGGCCGTCGGGGCTGGCgctggcgggggcggggcggcggccgCCGGCGGCGGTGGGGGAAGTGGGCCCTCGAAGCGCGTCTCCTGCAGATAAGGGTCGGGTGGCATGCGGGGTAAGGTAGCACAGCCGGGTGGGGGAGCCCCAGCGCCGGGACCGGGCGGGGCATGGTGAGGGGGCCGCGGCAGCGTGGCGGAGGACGAAGGGCCACGCTGAGCGCCGGCCGCAGCAGAGGCCAGGCCACCTGCCCCTAAGCGCGGGAGGGTGGCAGTGCCAgactggtggtagtggtggtggtggtggtggtgcgagGAGGGGGCCGTTTGTGGCGGCGGGATGGGGGGCTCGGCCGGAGGCTGGGGGGCATTGTAGGGCGGCGGTGAAGTGTGGGGAACTGAGTCTGGAAGGCCTGGCCACGGAAAGCAGAGGAgaggataaggagagagagagaaaacagcccGAGATCAGAAGGTAAGAAACACcagacagtcagagatggagaagTATCAAGGGAGAGACCGACCGGGAGATGACAGCTCCCATTTGGGGTCAGGGAGGGGTGGTATCTAGGCCACCTGCCCTCCAGTCTAGTTTTGCCATCACAACCGTCACAACTCTTGCCCAGCTCCTCCGCTGTCACCCACGGTCGTCAACCACACGACCTCATCCAGGGCTGGCTCAGGGCTgtccctctgctctgctcctcttCGTGCGTGCTCGGTTTCTATGTGGATGACACTTCCACTTCCCTTCAGTGGGGAAACAGGCCAGGGCTTACCTGGGAATCTCATGGCCTCTGTTCGGagggccattaaaaaaaaaagtcttctggGACTAgtcatggtggttcatgcctggaatcccagtacatgtgaagcagaggcaggaggatgaggaactggggagttcaaggccagcctgggctacatagggaaatcttgtctcagaggggaaaaaagtctTCTAGATTTTACTTCCCTGACAACCCCCATCAGATCTCTCCACTGGGTGTCTCCATGCCAGTGAACCAGGGATTGTCCATCTGTCACTCCCAGTGATGCTGTCCCTGCAGTACCTGGCTgtgccttcctctcctcctcgacctgcccccccccccatgttgtTGACAAGGCACAGAGGCAGACTGacccaaagaaaggaagagaaggatgagACATAGAAAgaggaggggtggaggtgggggtacGAACGGAGAGAAGGGGACGGAGCGGAGCCACCATACAACACCCCAGAGGGGGTCAAAGGAGGGGGTTAGGGCAAGTGGGGGGGGCAGGCGGGAGGTAATGGAGGGGATGGTGTTGGGGAGGGtattggtatttttcttttttacctgaCTTTTCCGATGACATGTTTGCAATTGCTGGGACAGGGTCTCTGAAGCAGGTGTCAGGGCCCCCTGGCTGGTGCAGGAGTCTGGGTCCGGGATGGCGCAgctggcagcggcggcggtggcggcggcggcgcagagatggagagatgaagACAGAGTCGGAGGGGGGCAAGCCGAGGGAGGGTGGCAAGGGGGGGGGAGCTTAAAGGGACCGAGgcgagggagggggagggcttCAGAAGTTCCCCCCCGCAAACATACACTcgttctctctgctcttggacccacctctttcctcctctcaccCTGGCATTCAAGCCCCCAGTTTAGGCTCCCTTGGAGTTGTCATGGAAACCGGGAGGCAAGACCAGGCGAGGCGGGTGGGACtaagagaatgagggagggagagagaactctCTCGAGTCTCTCCCTCAAAGACTCGCTGTAGTGATTGTATTGTGGGAAGCCAGTTCAAAGGGTTCACCCCACTTATCTCCAGACCCGGCTGGTCCAAGGCGTTCTTTCCTCAGTCCCTCTCAGAGCTCCCTGCAAGTTAGGGACAGAACCGGGTGTGAGAGAGAATGGTGCAGAGCTGGGAACCACCAGAGCCTGAAAAGTCCCCCAGGTATACGGCCTGGGTGGGCCTGTCTTCCCCGCTGTGAGGTAGAAGCTCAGGTCTGTAATTTGAAGCTGGCGGAGGAAACGGAGAGAGAGTGCCTGTGGGGATACACAGGTACCTTCTTCCTCCAGGGTTAAAGAGCTGAAATGCTTTAGCAAGGGGAAGCCAGATGTAACTGCTTGTCTGAGACAGGCAGGTTTGAGAAAGCCTGCTTGTGGGGGCTGAAGAGTTCTTGGGTCGGTCAGCATTCTATCCATGCCCTACAGCAccccctgcccccctctcctcccgCCCCAAGACGCTGATCCACCTCCGGAGTCAACCCGAGACGCAGTGGTGACTTAAAagtcttttatttgctttttgtgtCTTGGAAGGGCGTGGGTGGGGAGGTAGCGTGAGGATAGGCAGTCTATAGAGATTACACCAGTTGGGCCTTTTGCTGAAACctagcaggagaatcagaaatgcCCTCCCCTTTTAGAATTTCCCAACCCTCGCCTGAGGCAGTTGCCTTAGGACAGAACCCCTCCAGGCCGAGCAGTCCCAGACACGTCTTGTGCCGGTCCCAGGTCTTAGAAATTTTTACATCACGCCTTATACCGGTGGTTCTGGTTTTTCAAGCGTGGATGGATCAGAGAGAACCCGGACCCATCCCTCCCACACCGTCTTCACTATATatgctctgggtttttttttttttttttattgagagtCGAGTTTAGACTGAGCAAAAACCCTGAGTACAGGGCGGGAGGCTCAGACATGTTCAGAAATCCTGTAAACTTATTTAACTGATAAGTAAAAACCCTGACGGGTAAAGGCCATCCTGGGGCACTCGGGGTGTGCGCAGGGGTCACGGGTAGGCCGAGTGGTGCTAGCGCCCGCCCGCAGCGCGGAAGTCTGGCAGCAGTAACAGGGTCGGTGTCGCCAGCAGCCTGCAGGGATCTGAGCAGCAGATTATTGGGGTCACTCAGAGTGGAAAGACTGGTGGCAATCCGGTGGTGAGTCCTTGCAGCCCCCGGGGCCCTACGCCCATGGAAGGTGGGTCATGGAGGGTTGGTCATGAACGCGGAGATAAAAGTAGGGCCAGAGAAACTGGGCCAGGCTGCACGGCACTCGAGGGGCCTGAAGGACTCTCGGCGTCTCCGGAGACAAGGGCACAACACGCACTTCAGAGTCAAGAGTTGTAAGGCGCTGATCCGGAGCGGGAGGGCAGACAGGAGCCGGAAGAGGGC encodes:
- the Prrt1 gene encoding proline-rich transmembrane protein 1, with the translated sequence MSSEKSGLPDSVPHTSPPPYNAPQPPAEPPIPPPQTAPSSHHHHHHHYHQSGTATLPRLGAGGLASAAAGAQRGPSSSATLPRPPHHAPPGPGAGAPPPGCATLPRMPPDPYLQETRFEGPLPPPPPAAAAPPPPAPAPTAQAPGFVVPTHAGAVGTLPLGGYVAPGYPLQLQPCTAYVPVYPVGTPYAGGTPGGPGVTSTLPPPPQGPGLALLEPRRPPHDYMPIAVLTTICCFWPTGIIAIFKAVQVRTALARGDMVSAEIASREARNFSFISLAVGIAAMVLCTILTVVIIIAAQHHENYWDP